A single Marinitoga aeolica DNA region contains:
- a CDS encoding glycerophosphodiester phosphodiesterase family protein, translating into MTNRPVILGHRGYRAKYPENTILAYKKALECGADGVELDVQLSKDGALIIHHDDNFEKITGDKTKINELTSKEIKKIKIEGESVPTLEEVFIKLPDYAYINVEIKDVKATEMAYNTVKSFNALERVLFSSFKPEALKILRKLDKNVDLGLLIEDKEMVEQIIPLHKEYGFYSINLPVEGIEMLGLDNYKNLISQFMELGLHIVFWTLNDIETLEKLKGYFDAIITDNVELIVNYYEKK; encoded by the coding sequence ATGACTAATCGTCCAGTAATTCTAGGGCATAGGGGATATAGAGCAAAATATCCTGAAAATACTATTTTAGCTTATAAGAAAGCTTTGGAATGTGGTGCAGATGGTGTAGAATTAGATGTTCAATTATCAAAAGATGGCGCTTTAATTATTCATCACGATGACAATTTTGAAAAAATTACCGGAGATAAAACAAAGATTAATGAATTAACCTCTAAAGAAATAAAAAAGATAAAAATTGAAGGAGAATCTGTTCCAACATTAGAAGAGGTATTTATAAAGCTTCCAGATTATGCATATATCAATGTTGAAATAAAAGATGTAAAAGCAACAGAGATGGCATATAATACGGTAAAAAGTTTTAATGCTTTAGAAAGAGTTTTGTTTTCTTCTTTTAAACCGGAAGCATTAAAAATATTAAGAAAGTTAGATAAAAACGTGGATTTAGGACTTTTAATTGAAGATAAAGAAATGGTCGAACAAATTATTCCTTTACATAAAGAATATGGATTTTATTCCATTAATTTACCTGTTGAAGGAATAGAAATGCTTGGCTTGGATAATTATAAAAATCTTATTTCTCAATTTATGGAATTAGGACTTCACATAGTATTCTGGACATTAAATGACATTGAAACATTAGAAAAATTAAAAGGATATTTTGATGCTATAATAACTGATAATGTCGAATTAATTGTTAATTATTATGAAAAAAAGTAG
- the dnaN gene encoding DNA polymerase III subunit beta — protein MIYKLQVERNKLNSLMDMASKAVAKKTTNPVLSGFKFSVKENDLHLYATDLQTAFHGVIKNIIFEKVEKVTNDLFESETETKENEAIDENEDIVEENNEVLFEDIVKKEIKPEFVIDATNFMDIIKNLSFESIDIYLEDKNIKVIAGKSEFLLPTMDPDEFPEIVPNKVEEGIITFERQKLLSMIERVIFCALRDSENVSRNLNGIYWDFREGGYLTLVAADGYRLALSELSMDIVNTPPSFLLSLKSMEELLNVLRSSKTENVELFFDGARVLFFLDDDNIEIILNVVDATFPDYVRIIPQAFKTKVITSTDLFLKVLKRVSIAAKNDQVKMEIKDSIMELTAKSPEVGLAVEELEIEKEGEDIIIAYSPKYLREAIDHIGTSEVEFNITSESSQTMIKPVGDDSYMYIVMPVRLK, from the coding sequence ATGATATATAAATTACAGGTAGAAAGAAATAAATTAAATTCTCTGATGGATATGGCATCTAAAGCGGTAGCGAAAAAAACTACTAACCCAGTACTTTCTGGCTTTAAGTTTTCTGTTAAAGAAAATGATTTGCATTTATATGCAACGGATTTACAAACAGCATTTCATGGTGTTATTAAAAATATAATCTTTGAAAAAGTTGAAAAAGTTACTAATGATTTATTTGAATCTGAAACAGAAACAAAAGAAAATGAAGCTATAGATGAAAATGAAGATATTGTGGAAGAAAACAATGAAGTGTTATTTGAAGATATAGTAAAAAAAGAAATAAAACCAGAATTTGTTATAGATGCAACAAACTTTATGGATATAATTAAAAATTTGAGTTTTGAAAGTATTGACATATATTTAGAAGATAAAAATATAAAGGTAATAGCAGGAAAATCAGAGTTTTTATTACCAACAATGGATCCAGATGAATTTCCGGAAATAGTTCCCAATAAAGTTGAAGAGGGAATAATTACTTTTGAAAGACAAAAGTTATTATCAATGATAGAAAGAGTAATATTTTGTGCATTAAGAGATTCAGAAAATGTGTCAAGGAATTTAAATGGAATATATTGGGATTTCAGGGAAGGTGGATATCTAACATTAGTAGCTGCAGATGGATATAGATTAGCTTTATCTGAATTATCCATGGACATAGTTAACACACCACCATCATTTTTATTATCTTTAAAGAGTATGGAAGAGCTACTGAATGTGTTAAGAAGCTCTAAAACGGAAAATGTTGAATTATTTTTCGATGGTGCAAGAGTATTGTTCTTCCTTGATGATGATAATATAGAAATTATCTTGAATGTTGTAGATGCAACATTTCCTGATTATGTAAGAATAATACCTCAGGCATTTAAAACAAAGGTTATTACTTCAACAGATTTATTTTTAAAAGTATTAAAAAGGGTTTCAATTGCTGCAAAAAATGATCAGGTAAAAATGGAAATAAAAGATAGTATTATGGAATTAACCGCAAAATCTCCAGAAGTAGGGTTAGCTGTTGAAGAATTAGAAATCGAAAAAGAAGGTGAAGATATAATTATTGCTTATTCACCAAAATATTTAAGAGAAGCCATAGATCATATTGGTACATCTGAAGTGGAATTTAATATTACAAGCGAAAGCTCTCAAACAATGATAAAACCTGTTGGCGATGATTCATATATGTATATTGTAATGCCTGTGAGGTTAAAATAG
- a CDS encoding GlmL-related ornithine degradation protein gives MKVDLLTAEIGSTTTIVTAFDKIDTKKPIILAQGEHYTTINEGDITIGIERALKVIEKKLGEKISWNKFLATSSAAGGLKMTVHGLVYDMTVKASREAALGAGGVIKYVTAGKMRKSHLKKIMEIQPNLIFLAGGVDYGEEETVLHNAELLRDLPLNSPIVYAGNVSVVDEIKEILSNKKLYVTENVYPKVDQLNVEPARKVIQEVFAEHIIHAPGMEKIEEYVDENIIPTPAAVMRTTQLLSELYEHVLTVDIGGATTDVDSVTEGDPEIQSIMTSPEPVSKRTVEGDMGVFVNAHTVIDLIGENNLREKFENYDELVKEISPYPKSEKNERFMATLAEYCFVEGIRRHAGKKKHIYTPLGRKTIAQGKDLTAIKYIFGTGGVLTRSRFNKDIMSSIIWQHKKYPYELLPKDIKKIGYDRNYIFAPIGVISTIDRDIAMNILKEDLEFFDI, from the coding sequence ATGAAAGTAGATTTATTAACAGCAGAAATTGGAAGTACTACAACTATTGTAACTGCTTTTGATAAAATAGATACCAAAAAACCTATTATTTTAGCTCAAGGAGAACATTATACAACTATAAACGAAGGAGATATTACAATTGGTATTGAAAGAGCATTAAAAGTAATTGAAAAAAAATTAGGAGAAAAAATATCATGGAATAAATTTTTAGCCACCTCTTCTGCAGCAGGTGGCTTAAAAATGACTGTTCATGGCCTTGTATACGATATGACTGTAAAAGCATCAAGAGAAGCTGCTCTAGGTGCAGGTGGAGTTATAAAATATGTTACTGCAGGAAAAATGAGAAAATCACATTTAAAAAAAATAATGGAAATACAACCTAATCTTATATTCTTAGCTGGTGGCGTGGATTATGGTGAAGAAGAAACTGTATTACATAATGCTGAACTATTAAGAGATTTACCGTTGAATAGCCCCATTGTTTATGCAGGAAATGTATCTGTTGTTGACGAAATCAAAGAAATATTATCAAATAAAAAGTTATATGTTACGGAAAATGTGTATCCTAAAGTAGATCAGTTAAATGTTGAACCTGCAAGAAAAGTAATTCAAGAAGTATTTGCAGAACATATAATTCATGCACCAGGTATGGAAAAAATAGAAGAATATGTTGACGAAAATATTATTCCTACTCCAGCAGCAGTAATGAGAACAACGCAATTATTAAGTGAGTTATATGAACATGTATTAACTGTAGATATTGGCGGAGCAACAACAGATGTTGATTCTGTTACCGAAGGTGATCCTGAAATACAGAGTATAATGACTTCCCCTGAACCGGTATCCAAAAGAACTGTTGAAGGTGATATGGGAGTATTTGTAAATGCTCATACCGTAATAGATTTAATTGGTGAAAATAATTTAAGAGAAAAGTTTGAAAATTATGATGAACTGGTAAAAGAAATATCTCCATATCCGAAAAGCGAAAAAAATGAAAGATTTATGGCAACATTAGCTGAATATTGTTTTGTTGAAGGAATTAGAAGGCATGCTGGAAAGAAAAAACATATATATACTCCGCTCGGTAGAAAGACAATAGCACAGGGAAAAGATTTAACAGCAATAAAATATATTTTTGGAACTGGTGGTGTATTAACAAGATCCAGATTTAATAAAGATATAATGAGTTCTATAATATGGCAACATAAAAAATACCCTTATGAATTATTACCAAAAGATATAAAAAAGATTGGATATGATAGAAATTATATTTTTGCTCCAATTGGAGTGATTTCAACAATTGATAGAGATATAGCAATGAATATTCTCAAAGAAGATTTGGAATTTTTTGATATATGA
- the msrA gene encoding peptide-methionine (S)-S-oxide reductase MsrA, translated as MNKDIIYFAAGCFWGVEHLFKKLEGVIDTEVGYMGGHLENPTYEDVCTGRTGHAETVKVIYDKDIISDEELIKYFFEIHDFTEYNRQGPDVGTQYRSVIFYTNEKQKETAEKLKKILEEKYTVETSIEKAKEFYPAEDYHQDYYVRTGKQPYCHYKRNVWINFKI; from the coding sequence ATGAATAAAGATATAATTTATTTTGCAGCTGGGTGTTTTTGGGGTGTAGAGCATTTATTTAAAAAACTTGAAGGTGTTATTGATACAGAAGTTGGATACATGGGAGGCCATTTAGAAAATCCTACATATGAAGATGTTTGTACAGGAAGAACAGGACACGCTGAAACTGTTAAAGTTATATATGACAAAGATATAATTTCTGATGAAGAGTTGATTAAGTACTTTTTTGAAATACATGATTTTACAGAATATAATAGGCAAGGGCCCGATGTTGGAACTCAATATAGAAGTGTAATATTTTATACAAATGAAAAACAAAAAGAAACTGCAGAAAAATTAAAAAAGATTTTAGAAGAGAAATACACTGTAGAAACTTCTATTGAAAAAGCAAAAGAATTCTATCCAGCAGAAGATTATCATCAGGATTATTATGTTAGGACAGGTAAACAACCATACTGTCATTATAAAAGAAATGTTTGGATTAATTTTAAAATATAG
- a CDS encoding EFR1 family ferrodoxin (N-terminal region resembles flavodoxins. C-terminal ferrodoxin region binds two 4Fe-4S clusters.) produces MIKMAYFSGTGNTEYVSKLLKEKLDSMGKKVEITKITLKNYDYSIDDCELFILIYPIHSFDVPWPVYKWLKNIKINSVKTAILSVSAGGYIPTNSGSRIKLKKFFNKKDCEIFYEDDIQMPLNCIKPMEEKEIYQILEKLPNKIEEVANNIVNNVPKSTNVHFKGLMLSKVSTFQNFFAKIFAKGYVVNDKCNLCQLCINNCPTNNIFLKDNKIKFGMNCSLCLNCIYNCPQNAIEQKKFSFMVLKDGYNLKKYINDKV; encoded by the coding sequence ATGATTAAGATGGCTTATTTTTCAGGAACAGGAAATACTGAATATGTTTCAAAGCTATTAAAAGAGAAATTAGACTCTATGGGGAAAAAAGTTGAAATAACAAAAATTACTTTAAAAAATTATGATTATTCTATAGATGATTGCGAATTATTTATATTGATATATCCTATTCATTCTTTTGATGTTCCTTGGCCAGTATATAAATGGCTTAAAAATATTAAAATTAATAGTGTAAAAACTGCCATTTTATCTGTTTCTGCAGGTGGATATATACCTACAAATAGTGGTTCAAGAATAAAATTAAAGAAATTCTTTAATAAAAAAGATTGTGAGATTTTTTACGAAGATGATATTCAAATGCCTTTAAATTGTATTAAACCAATGGAAGAAAAAGAAATATATCAAATCTTAGAAAAATTACCTAATAAGATTGAGGAAGTTGCTAATAATATTGTAAATAATGTACCAAAAAGCACAAATGTACATTTTAAAGGTTTAATGTTATCTAAAGTTTCTACATTTCAAAACTTTTTTGCAAAAATATTTGCAAAAGGTTATGTAGTTAATGACAAATGTAATTTATGTCAATTATGTATAAATAACTGTCCCACTAATAATATATTTTTAAAGGATAATAAAATCAAATTTGGAATGAATTGTTCACTTTGCCTAAATTGCATATATAATTGTCCTCAAAATGCTATAGAGCAAAAAAAATTTTCATTTATGGTTTTAAAAGACGGGTATAATTTGAAAAAATATATAAATGATAAGGTATAA
- a CDS encoding TetR/AcrR family transcriptional regulator, with product MNKNNNISRKELIIKTAAKLFHLKGYNNVGIQMILNELNIPKGSFYNYFSSKEELLLEVINLHFEDLKNIINMSIRKSPNIEGLKELFNFYFERYKELNYYGGCPIGNLILEISDLSEKAREKLLEWITYFENEISIVLDNEGYENSKSLASFIVYSFEGAILRAKVEKNSSALINFVENIFNYLIKEGK from the coding sequence ATGAATAAAAATAATAATATTTCAAGAAAAGAACTAATTATTAAAACTGCTGCAAAATTATTTCATTTAAAAGGTTATAACAATGTTGGGATACAAATGATATTAAATGAATTAAATATCCCAAAAGGTTCTTTCTATAATTATTTTTCTAGTAAAGAAGAACTTTTATTAGAAGTTATTAATCTACATTTTGAAGATTTAAAAAATATTATAAATATGTCTATTAGAAAAAGCCCAAATATAGAAGGATTAAAAGAATTATTTAATTTTTATTTTGAAAGATATAAAGAATTAAATTATTATGGTGGATGTCCTATAGGAAATTTAATTTTAGAAATATCAGATTTAAGCGAAAAAGCAAGAGAAAAGTTATTAGAATGGATAACTTATTTTGAAAATGAAATATCCATTGTATTAGATAATGAAGGATATGAAAATTCTAAATCATTAGCATCTTTTATTGTTTATTCTTTTGAAGGAGCAATACTTAGAGCTAAAGTGGAAAAGAATTCTTCAGCTTTAATTAATTTTGTAGAAAATATATTTAATTATTTAATAAAGGAGGGAAAATAA
- the nfi gene encoding endonuclease V: MEIINIHDFKNLNPKHCIEIQKNLIDKLELKPFNKFPEIVAGVDLSFLNDLGIAIIVVIDETFKLVDLVYHYQKIEFPYIPGLLAFRELPVFLEAWKKLKTKPDLVFFDGQGIAHPRKMGIATHGSFFINLPTIGIAKSRLYGTYDEPCIQKGCFSYLYDKSKNKIGVVLRTREKVKPVFVSPGNYITINEAKEITLEYTSKYKIPEPTRLAHMYSQKIKKEISG, encoded by the coding sequence ATGGAAATAATTAATATTCATGATTTTAAAAATTTGAATCCTAAACATTGTATTGAAATACAAAAAAATTTAATAGATAAATTGGAACTAAAACCATTTAATAAATTTCCTGAAATAGTAGCAGGTGTAGACTTGTCTTTTTTAAATGATCTTGGAATTGCAATAATTGTAGTGATAGATGAAACGTTTAAATTAGTAGATTTAGTTTATCATTACCAAAAAATAGAGTTTCCATATATTCCTGGATTATTAGCTTTTAGGGAATTACCTGTGTTTTTAGAAGCATGGAAAAAATTAAAAACAAAGCCAGATTTAGTATTTTTTGATGGTCAAGGAATAGCCCATCCAAGAAAAATGGGCATTGCAACTCATGGTTCCTTTTTTATAAACCTACCTACAATTGGTATAGCTAAATCAAGATTATATGGTACATATGATGAACCTTGTATTCAAAAGGGATGTTTTTCATATTTATATGATAAAAGTAAAAATAAAATAGGAGTAGTTTTAAGAACACGGGAAAAAGTAAAACCTGTTTTTGTGTCTCCTGGGAATTACATAACGATTAATGAAGCAAAAGAAATAACATTGGAATATACATCAAAATACAAAATTCCAGAACCAACAAGATTAGCCCACATGTATTCTCAAAAAATTAAAAAGGAAATATCGGGGTGA
- the ispF gene encoding 2-C-methyl-D-erythritol 2,4-cyclodiphosphate synthase: protein MVRVGFGYDVHPFENNKKLYIGGVEIPSNKGLKGHSDGDVLIHSIIDALLGALGMENIGELFPETEEYKNIDSKILLKKTMEQLKDIKIINIDTTVVTSYIKLNPYKNEIKKTLAKLMNIDISQINIKGKSGNGLGIGGKNEGIEAYAVVLIENGNN from the coding sequence ATAGTGAGAGTAGGGTTTGGTTATGATGTTCACCCATTTGAAAATAATAAAAAATTATATATAGGTGGAGTTGAAATACCTTCTAATAAAGGTTTAAAAGGACATTCTGATGGGGATGTCCTTATTCATTCTATTATAGATGCACTATTAGGTGCATTAGGTATGGAAAATATTGGTGAATTATTTCCAGAAACTGAAGAGTATAAGAATATTGATAGTAAAATACTGCTAAAAAAAACAATGGAACAACTAAAAGATATTAAGATAATAAATATTGACACAACAGTAGTAACTTCATATATTAAGTTGAATCCATATAAAAATGAAATAAAAAAAACTTTAGCAAAATTAATGAATATTGATATTTCTCAAATTAATATTAAAGGTAAATCTGGTAATGGTTTAGGAATTGGCGGGAAAAATGAAGGTATTGAAGCATATGCGGTGGTTTTAATAGAAAATGGAAATAATTAA
- a CDS encoding pyridoxamine 5'-phosphate oxidase family protein, translating into MLKEKVRKVVESHNLMHIATVDLNGFPKARGVDYVMGENENELYFITHKMTNKVNEIKNNPNVSVVIDHDCPSFEDLLKLVYIKGTGKAEVIEDPEGVMKVFGMILQKFPYLKNLPGEPTDFVGIKVTLKEVYVTDNTVSFGHTEKVEY; encoded by the coding sequence ATGTTAAAAGAAAAAGTGAGAAAGGTAGTAGAATCACATAATTTAATGCACATTGCAACAGTAGATTTAAATGGTTTTCCAAAAGCTAGGGGTGTTGATTATGTAATGGGAGAAAATGAAAACGAATTATATTTCATTACTCATAAAATGACAAATAAAGTAAATGAAATAAAAAACAATCCAAATGTATCAGTTGTTATAGATCATGATTGCCCATCATTTGAAGATTTATTAAAACTAGTATATATTAAAGGTACTGGGAAAGCAGAGGTAATTGAAGATCCAGAAGGAGTTATGAAAGTTTTTGGTATGATATTACAAAAATTCCCATATTTGAAAAACTTACCTGGAGAACCTACAGATTTTGTTGGAATAAAGGTAACTTTAAAAGAAGTTTATGTAACAGACAATACAGTTTCTTTTGGACATACAGAAAAAGTTGAATATTAA
- a CDS encoding SagB/ThcOx family dehydrogenase: MKKCGREVLKSNWKMLEVEKPDRAKKIPIPPYIKPYDENGEFIDLIPPENIKLGDIDIRSVLENRKSRRTFEDKPLTLEELSYLLYYTQGVKSIVKNKVTFRTVPSAGATHPLETYLLIFNVEGIEKGLYRYIPTIHKLLLIKKGDFSKEIVDATLGQTFIGKSAVVFVWTAIPYRTEWKYSFEAHKTIAIDAGHACQNLYLTAESINCGTCAVAAYDQEAMDKLIGVDGNDEFVVYLAPVGKIK, translated from the coding sequence ATGAAAAAATGTGGAAGAGAAGTTTTAAAATCAAATTGGAAAATGTTAGAAGTTGAAAAGCCTGATAGAGCTAAAAAGATACCTATACCTCCATATATTAAGCCGTATGATGAAAATGGAGAATTTATAGATTTAATTCCACCAGAAAATATTAAACTTGGAGATATTGATATTAGAAGCGTTTTAGAAAATAGAAAAAGTAGAAGAACTTTTGAAGATAAACCTTTAACCTTAGAAGAATTATCTTATTTATTATATTATACTCAAGGTGTAAAAAGTATAGTAAAAAATAAAGTTACTTTTAGAACTGTCCCTTCTGCTGGTGCAACACATCCTCTAGAAACATATTTATTAATATTTAATGTTGAAGGTATAGAAAAAGGGTTATATAGGTATATTCCAACAATACATAAGCTGTTATTAATAAAAAAAGGAGATTTTTCTAAAGAAATAGTAGATGCAACCTTAGGTCAAACATTTATTGGAAAAAGTGCTGTTGTTTTTGTTTGGACTGCTATACCTTATAGAACCGAATGGAAGTATTCATTTGAAGCGCATAAGACTATTGCTATTGATGCTGGACATGCTTGTCAAAATTTATATTTAACTGCCGAATCAATTAATTGTGGGACTTGTGCGGTTGCAGCTTATGACCAAGAGGCAATGGATAAATTAATAGGTGTTGATGGAAATGACGAATTTGTTGTTTATTTAGCTCCTGTTGGAAAAATAAAATGA
- the aspC gene encoding aspartate aminotransferase — MISKIVKSIQPSITLELNAKAIEMEKAGHDVVKLTAGEPDFITPKEIIESAYKAMVEGKTKYTNSAGILELREKIAEFINASRNTDYNAENIVVSNGGKQALYNTLLAILNPGDEVIVLDPSWVSYEAQIKLARGIPVHVPLKFKNNFIPKASDIEPYLSEKTKAIIINSPNNPTGAVYPKETFLEIAELIKDRNIYLISDEVYEKLVFEGKFFSPAEIESLREKTIIINAFSKTWSMTGWRVGYSVAPLIISKEIKKIQSHISSNINTPAQYGALAAFDVNIDYYINKFNERRKYVIEKMKESDLEYVYPYGAFYLFINISKYDNNDLNFANQLLKTKKLAVIPGSGFGAKGFIRISYANSIEILEKGLDRLFEYINGIY, encoded by the coding sequence TTGATTTCTAAAATTGTAAAAAGTATTCAACCATCTATTACATTGGAACTAAATGCTAAAGCAATTGAAATGGAAAAAGCGGGGCATGATGTTGTAAAATTAACAGCTGGCGAGCCTGATTTTATTACACCAAAAGAAATTATTGAGAGTGCCTATAAAGCAATGGTTGAAGGAAAAACAAAATATACTAATTCTGCAGGTATTTTAGAATTAAGAGAAAAAATTGCTGAATTCATAAATGCTTCAAGAAACACAGATTATAATGCAGAAAATATTGTAGTTTCAAATGGTGGAAAACAGGCATTATATAATACATTATTAGCTATATTGAATCCAGGTGATGAAGTAATTGTATTAGATCCATCATGGGTAAGTTATGAAGCACAAATTAAATTGGCAAGAGGAATTCCTGTACATGTTCCATTAAAATTTAAAAATAATTTTATTCCAAAAGCTTCCGATATAGAACCATATTTAAGTGAAAAAACAAAAGCTATTATAATAAATTCTCCGAATAATCCAACAGGTGCAGTTTATCCTAAAGAAACTTTTTTAGAAATAGCTGAATTAATAAAAGATAGAAATATATATTTGATAAGCGATGAAGTTTATGAAAAACTCGTATTTGAAGGAAAATTTTTTTCTCCAGCAGAAATAGAGAGTTTAAGAGAAAAAACGATAATAATTAATGCTTTTTCAAAAACATGGTCAATGACAGGATGGAGAGTTGGTTATTCTGTTGCTCCTTTAATAATATCGAAAGAAATAAAAAAGATACAAAGCCATATATCTTCTAATATTAATACTCCCGCTCAATATGGTGCACTTGCAGCTTTTGATGTAAATATAGATTATTATATAAATAAATTTAATGAAAGAAGAAAATACGTTATTGAAAAAATGAAAGAATCTGATTTGGAATATGTATATCCATATGGTGCTTTTTATTTATTTATTAATATTTCAAAATACGATAATAATGATTTGAATTTTGCCAATCAATTATTAAAAACTAAAAAATTAGCTGTGATTCCAGGTAGTGGTTTTGGGGCAAAAGGATTTATAAGAATATCCTACGCAAATTCAATTGAAATATTAGAAAAAGGTTTAGATAGATTATTTGAATATATAAATGGAATATACTAG
- a CDS encoding inositol monophosphatase family protein, with product MDILQIMIKAAKEAGDILLMKKKKLKNIQTKKSSSDLVSEADLESQKLIVDIIMNEMSDAIILAEETWNGDKRLLKHGKKVFIIDPLDGTLNYVHGMDFYSISIGMMDDGAIKYGVVYLPETNKLYYSEKGKGSYLNGVRLFRNDYKKLSESMFVTGWPYEEELFKKAYETISKVQKNIHEVRILGSAAGELCMLAEGKIDGYWEYGLGPWDLAAGVLIAKEAGMEVYSISQKEFDISKGEIIATFKDNIDKVYNILKE from the coding sequence ATGGATATTTTGCAGATAATGATAAAAGCTGCAAAAGAAGCAGGGGATATTCTTTTAATGAAAAAGAAGAAATTAAAAAATATTCAAACAAAAAAATCATCTTCTGATTTAGTAAGTGAAGCGGATTTAGAATCCCAAAAATTAATAGTAGATATTATAATGAATGAAATGTCTGATGCGATTATTTTAGCGGAAGAAACATGGAATGGAGATAAAAGGTTATTAAAGCATGGTAAAAAAGTATTTATAATTGATCCTTTAGATGGAACATTAAACTATGTTCATGGAATGGATTTTTATTCCATATCTATTGGAATGATGGATGATGGAGCAATTAAATATGGTGTTGTATATTTACCTGAAACAAACAAATTATATTATTCAGAAAAAGGTAAAGGCTCTTATTTAAATGGAGTTAGGTTATTTAGAAATGATTATAAGAAATTAAGTGAATCAATGTTTGTAACTGGATGGCCATATGAAGAAGAGTTATTTAAAAAAGCCTATGAAACAATATCTAAAGTTCAAAAAAATATTCATGAAGTAAGAATTTTAGGTAGTGCAGCTGGAGAATTATGTATGTTAGCTGAAGGTAAAATTGATGGATATTGGGAATATGGATTAGGCCCATGGGATTTAGCTGCAGGTGTTTTAATTGCAAAAGAAGCTGGAATGGAAGTTTATAGCATATCCCAAAAAGAATTTGATATTTCAAAAGGTGAAATAATAGCAACATTTAAAGATAATATTGATAAAGTATACAATATATTAAAGGAGTGA